The Pseudomonas fluorescens genome includes a window with the following:
- the astD gene encoding succinylglutamate-semialdehyde dehydrogenase has product MMNSLYIAGSWLEGQGDVFESLNPVTQQVLWSGKGATAAQVESAVQAARQAFPGWARRTLDERIQVLEAFAATLKSHADELAQCIGEETGKPLWEAATEVTTMVNKIAISVQSYRERTGEKSGPLGDATAVLRHKPHGVVAVFGPYNFPGHLPNGHIVPALLAGNSVLFKPSELTPKVAELTVKCWVEAGLPAGVLNLLQGARETGIALAANSGIDGLFFTGSSRTGNLLHQQFSGRPDKILALEMGGNNPLVVDEVADVDAAVYTIIQSAFISAGQRCTCARRLLVPEGAWGDALLARLVAVSSTLEVGAFDQQPAPFMGAVISLGAAKALMDAQNHLLGKGAVPLLSMTQPQPQAALLTPGILDVTTVAERPDEELFGPLLQVIRYKDFAAAITEANNTQYGLAAGLLSDSQERYQQFWLESRAGIVNWNKQLTGAASSAPFGGVGASGNHRASAYYAADYCAYPVASLETPSLVMPAALTPGVRMA; this is encoded by the coding sequence ATAATGAATTCGCTGTACATCGCAGGAAGTTGGCTGGAAGGCCAAGGTGACGTTTTTGAGTCGTTGAACCCGGTGACCCAGCAGGTGTTGTGGTCGGGCAAGGGCGCCACGGCTGCGCAGGTGGAGTCGGCGGTGCAGGCCGCGCGCCAGGCGTTTCCGGGCTGGGCTCGGCGCACGCTGGATGAGCGCATCCAGGTACTGGAAGCCTTTGCCGCGACCCTGAAAAGCCATGCTGACGAACTGGCCCAGTGCATCGGTGAAGAAACCGGAAAACCGTTGTGGGAAGCGGCGACCGAAGTCACCACCATGGTCAATAAAATTGCCATTTCGGTGCAGAGCTACCGCGAGCGGACCGGCGAGAAGAGCGGCCCCCTGGGCGACGCCACCGCCGTGCTGCGCCACAAGCCCCATGGCGTGGTGGCGGTGTTCGGCCCCTACAACTTCCCCGGTCACTTGCCCAATGGCCACATCGTGCCAGCGCTGCTGGCCGGTAACAGCGTGCTGTTCAAGCCGAGCGAGCTGACGCCGAAAGTCGCCGAGCTGACGGTCAAGTGCTGGGTCGAGGCTGGTCTGCCGGCGGGCGTACTGAACCTGCTGCAAGGCGCGCGGGAAACCGGTATCGCCCTGGCGGCCAACTCGGGCATCGACGGACTGTTCTTCACCGGCTCCAGCCGTACCGGCAATCTGTTGCACCAACAATTTTCCGGGCGTCCGGACAAGATCCTCGCGCTGGAAATGGGCGGCAACAACCCGCTGGTGGTGGATGAGGTGGCCGACGTCGATGCTGCGGTCTACACCATTATTCAGTCCGCTTTCATTTCCGCCGGGCAGCGCTGCACCTGTGCGCGCCGCCTGCTGGTGCCGGAAGGGGCCTGGGGCGATGCCTTGCTGGCGCGCCTGGTGGCCGTCAGCTCGACCCTTGAAGTCGGTGCCTTCGACCAGCAACCGGCACCCTTCATGGGGGCGGTGATTTCCCTGGGCGCGGCGAAGGCGCTGATGGACGCGCAGAACCATTTGCTGGGCAAAGGCGCGGTGCCGCTGTTGAGCATGACCCAGCCCCAGCCTCAGGCGGCATTGCTGACGCCGGGTATCCTGGACGTGACGACCGTGGCCGAGCGGCCTGATGAAGAACTGTTCGGGCCGTTGCTGCAAGTGATCCGCTACAAAGATTTCGCAGCGGCAATCACCGAGGCCAACAATACGCAATATGGCCTGGCCGCCGGGTTGCTGTCCGATTCCCAGGAGCGTTACCAGCAGTTCTGGCTGGAGAGCCGTGCCGGTATCGTCAACTGGAACAAGCAACTGACGGGGGCTGCCAGCAGCGCGCCGTTCGGCGGTGTCGGTGCCTCGGGCAACCATCGCGCCAGCGCTTATTACGCGGCTGACTATTGCGCGTACCCGGTGGCTTCCCTGGAAACCCCGAGCCTTGTCATGCCGGCTGCCCTGACCCCCGGCGTGAGAATGGCGTAG